In Solanum pennellii chromosome 7, SPENNV200, the following are encoded in one genomic region:
- the LOC107025237 gene encoding pre-mRNA-splicing factor 18-like, translating to MDQYLNKIAIGNAPWPIGVTMVGIHERSAREKIHTNSVAHVMNDETTRKLLYSVKRLVTFCQRRYPTMPSKCVEFNSLANGSDLHSLRAQESTPQTSEERLTIMLMPAEGAFLV from the coding sequence ATGGATCAATATCTTAATAAGATAGCCATTGGTAATGCACCTTGGCCTATTGGTGTTACTATGGTTGGTATTCATGAACGATCAGCGCGTGAGAAGATTCATACAAATAGTGTTGCCCATGTCATGAATGATGAGACAACAAGGAAGCTTCTGTATTCAGTTAAAAGACTGGTGACGTTCTGCCAACGACGCTACCCAACAATGCCATCCAAATGTGTGGAGTTCAATAGCCTTGCGAATGGCAGTGACTTACACTCTCTTCGTGCACAAGAGTCAACTCCTCAAACCTCAGAAGAAAGGCTTACGATAATGCTTATGCCTGCAGAAGGGGCGTTTCTAGTTTAA
- the LOC107024562 gene encoding uncharacterized protein LOC107024562: MAKLFGIFVCLLIVALDSIAGILGIKAEAAQNQEKHLRLWLFECKEPSHDAFVLGVAAACLLAIAHVLANLLGGCSVCATDDIKEASPSRKLSMACLVFTWIIMAIGMGLLVIGTMANNKSRASCGFSHHHFFSIGGILCFIHAIFAVAYYSTASMLLAL; this comes from the exons ATGGCTAAATTGTTTGGTATTTTTGTCTGCTTGTTGATTGTGGCCTTAGACTCCATTGCTGGCATTCTTGGAATCAAAGCAGAAGCAGCTCAAAACCAG GAAAAACATCTTCGATTGTGGTTATTCGAATGTAAAGAGCCAAGCCATGATGCTTTTGTACTAGGTGTGGCTGCAGCATGTCTTCTTGCAATTGCTCATGTTCTTGCCAATCTTCTTGGTGGCTGCAGTGTTTGTGCTACTGATGACATTAAGGAAGCATCCCCAAGTAGAAAACTATCAATGGCTTGTCTTGTTTTTACATG GATCATAATGGCAATAGGAATGGGACTACTGGTTATAGGGACAATGGCAAACAACAAATCAAGAGCTTCTTGTGGGTTTTCACATCACCATTTTTTCTCAATTGGGGGAATTTTGTGTTTCATCCATGCCATCTTTGCTGTTGCCTATTATTCTACTGCCTCAATGCTACTTGCCCTATAA